A stretch of the Erinaceus europaeus chromosome 1, mEriEur2.1, whole genome shotgun sequence genome encodes the following:
- the IFIT2 gene encoding interferon-induced protein with tetratricopeptide repeats 2 has protein sequence MSEITKNSLERALQQLKCHFTWNLMEGEKSLDDFEDRVRNQTELQNSEFKATACNLLAYIKHCRGQDAEALQCLQQAEELIQRQHAGQAEVRNLATWGNYAWVYYHLGRPQDAQKYVDKVKRVCEKLSSPYRIMCPEMSNEEGWARLKCGGSQNGRAQVCFEKALEQQPNSPESVCGLAIATFRLHDGPPPETPTGLLRQAIRLNPDNQYLKVLLALKLQKTKAEEEGERLVEEALEKVPCTTAVLRSAARFYRSKGDLDKATDLLGRALEGTPNNAHLHFHIGSCYRAKVLQMQRENELCGQREDLERLVRKAVHHLKIADESNGTFSLACSYLAGLYAQVGQYEDAEHYFQKELGKELTPSAKQVLHLRYGNFQLYQMKCEDEAIHHYVEGVKIDQESKEKEKMKTKLHRIATARLSKDKDDSKALHLLRFLEEQNEETPQMETLRGVWTLEA, from the exons ATGAG TGAGATCACCAAGAACTCCTTGGAGAGGGCCCTACAGCAGCTAAAGTGCCATTTCACTTGGAACTTGATGGAGGGAGAAAAGTCCTTGGATGACTTTGAAGACAGAGTGCGTAACCAGACAGAGCTCCAGAATAGTGAGTTCAAAGCCACGGCGTGCAACCTACTGGCCTACATCAAGCACTGCCGAGGTCAGGATGCAGAGGCCCTGCAGTGCCTGCAGCAGGCAGAAGAGCTCATCCAGAGACAGCATGCTGGCCAAGCCGAAGTCCGGAACCTGGCCACATGGGGAAACTACGCCTGGGTCTACTACCACCTGGGTAGACCCCAGGACGCTCAGAAATATGTCGACAAGGTGAAACGCGTGTGTGAGAAGCTCTCCAGCCCCTACAGGATCATGTGTCCTGAGATGAGCAATGAGGAAGGGTGGGCCCGGCTCAAGTGTGGAGGAAGCCAGAATGGGAGGGCACAGGTGTGCTTTGAGAAGGCTCTGGAACAGCAGCCAAACAGCCCAGAATCTGTCTGCGGCCTGGCCATCGCGACTTTCCGTCTGCATGACGGCCCACCCCCGGAGACTCCCACTGGCCTCCTGCGGCAGGCCATTCGGCTGAATCCTGACAACCAGTATCTGAAAGTGCTCTTGGCCCTGAAACTCCAAAAGACAAAggcagaagaggaaggagagaggttgGTAGAAGAGGCCTTGGAGAAAGTCCCGTGCACAACAGCTGTGCTCCGCAGTGCAGCAAGGTTTTACCGCAGCAAAGGCGACCTGGACAAAGCCACAGACCTGCTTGGAAGGGCTTTGGAAGGCACACCGAATAATGCCCACCTGCACTTCCACATTGGGAGCTGCTACCGGGCAAAAGTCCTCCaaatgcagagagaaaatgagctcTGTGGACAAAGAGAGGACTTAGAGAGACTGGTAAGAAAAGCTGTGCATCATTTGAAGATAGCTGATGAGAGCAATGGGACATTCTCCCTTGCCTGCTCCTATCTGGCCGGCCTCTATGCACAGGTGGGCCAGTATGAAGACGCGGAGCATTACTTCCAAAAGGAGCTCGGCAAAGAGCTTACTCCATCAGCCAAGCAAGTGCTCCACCTGCGCTATGGCAACTTTCAGCTGTATCAGATGAAGTGTGAAGACGAGGCCATCCACCACTACGTGGAGGGTGTGAAAATAGACCAGGAgtcaaaggagaaagagaagatgaaaacCAAACTGCACAGAATCGCCACAGCAAGGCTGTCAAAAGATAAAGACGACTCCAAAGCTTTGCACCTTCTGCGATTCCTCGAGGAGCAGAATGAAGAAACACCACAGATGGAAACCCTGAGAGGAGTTTGGACTCTGGAAGCCTGA
- the LOC103127383 gene encoding interferon-induced protein with tetratricopeptide repeats 2-like, with translation MCEANKTSLEEILSQLKCHFTWNLFKKKGVPSDLEDRVCEQIEYLDTKVKATMYNLLAYVKHLDKQDEEALQYLQKAEELIQREYTGQAEIRSLVTWGNYAWVYHHLGKQQNAQKYVDKVKQVCEKSPNPYSIECPEMYSEEGWALLKCGGDENKRAKVCFEKALQKEPKSPEFTCGLAIATFRLGDDLPPEELIDLLWEAIGLNSNNQYLKVLLALTLQNTNEEDEGERLVEEALTAIPCATTVLQQGAKFYQRKGDLDKGIELLEKALESTTNNARLHYSIGYLCRGKVLQISDPKTGMFSKSEELQELIKKAVGHFKKADGINKNIWHYLGGLYALSDQYEEAELYFQEQFSKELSPATKQKLHMFYGNFQLYQMKCEDKAIHHYVEGVKIDQESKEKEKMKTKLHRIATARLSKDKDDSKALHLLQFLKEQNR, from the exons ATGTG TGAGGCCAACAAGACGTCTCTGGAGGAAATCCTTTCACAACTGAAATGTCACTTCACAtggaatttatttaagaaaaaaggtgTCCCAAGTGACctggaagacagagtgtgtgagcaGATTGAATATTTAGACACCAAGGTCAAAGCTACAATGTACAACTTGTTGGCCTATGTAAAACACTTAGACAAGCAAGATGAAGAAGCCCTGCAGTACCTGCAAAAGGCTGAAGAGCTCATCCAGAGAGAATACACTGGCCAAGCAGAAATCAGAAGCCTGGTCACCTGGGGAAACTATGCCTGGGTCTACCACCACCTGGGCAAACAGCAAAATGCTCAGAAGTATGTTGATAAGGTGAAACAAGTGTGTGAGAAGTCTCCAAACCCTTACAGCATTGAGTGTCCTGAGATGTATAGTGAAGAAGGGTGGGCCCTGTTAAAGTGTGGGGGAGATGAAAATAAAAGGGCAAAGGTGTGCTTTGAAAAGGCTCTGCAAAAAGAGCCAAAGAGCCCAGAATTTACCTGTGGACTGGCCATTGCGACTTTCCGCCTGGGTGATGACCTGCCCCCTGAGGAACTTATTGACCTTCTGTGGGAGGCCATTGGGCTGAATTCTAACAACCAGTATCTGAAAGTGCTTCTGGCTCTGACACTTCAAAACACAAATGAAGAAGATGAAGGAGAGAGGTTAGTTGAAGAGGCCTTAACAGCAATCCCATGTGCAACAACTGTTCTTCAACAAGGAGCAAAGTTCTATCAAAGGAAAGGTGACCTGGATAAAGGTATAGAACTGCTTGAAAAGGCTTTAGAAAGCACAACCAATAACGCCCGCCTACATTACTCTATCGGGTATTTATGCAGGGGAAAAGTCTTACAAATAAGTGACCCAAAGACTGGAATGTTTAGCAAAAGTGAGGAGTTACAGGAGCTAATAAAAAAAGCTGTGGGTCATTTCAAGAAAGCTGATGGGATCAATAAAAATATCTGGCACTATCTTGGTGGCCTCTATGCACTGTCAGATCAGTATGAAGAAGCAGAGCTCTACTTTCAAGAACAGTTCAGTAAGGAACTTTCTCCTGCAACCAAACAAAAACTTCACATGTTTTATGGCAACTTTCAGCTGTATCAGATGAAGTGTGAAGACAAGGCCATCCACCATTATGTGGAGGGTGTGAAAATAGACCAGGAgtcaaaggagaaagagaagatgaaaacCAAACTGCACAGAATCGCCACAGCAAGGCTGTCAAAAGATAAAGACGACTCCAAGGCTTTGCACCTTCTGCAATTCCTCAAGGAGCAGAATAGATAA